The Vicia villosa cultivar HV-30 ecotype Madison, WI linkage group LG1, Vvil1.0, whole genome shotgun sequence genome includes a region encoding these proteins:
- the LOC131660794 gene encoding uncharacterized protein LOC131660794 — MATNPLLGFVTDDGKSTEEEDLRERSVKKAKEKAVVSFRDIMIGQKEVEMEEEVSDTNSDDEEQMEETGGILVQEKKVGGYDCPSFIFTEAEEKRIQRPWRRGVIVKLLGRKIGYKALENRLNQMWVRKGVISIIDLSNDYYLVAFSHEDDKKVAISKGPWFIYDHYLTVKDWRPNFQPDCDSIVEVAVWVRISGLPIEYYDPKSLTAFGNRIGSTIKVDKTTIKQERGKYARICVTVDLTKPLLAMFEINGSCYKVEYEGLHLLCLACGRYGHYKEGCVYRGKESSSAVEKNNNISGGQVLPLNGETSNAITGDGGPWKIVQKPRRNKRAADGRKNGTPVNINDGKNGVGSRFLVLENEDGEINGDNGNIDTEADKEIGNSGGAQNLHGNDTFNTNSRREKVNNGKAKFTYEISRNSLNNGLSEPVNDLNIIENHNSENINNRRVGTTIGGAGRHHHATHQENKNIRLAARGGIVVKEKTSSISKKGMEDIFGNSTSENLFSLISRQLTGSTNKLPANEETRKNFEDKTVAAPLKNTIVTSFDIEKPPDPPSVDIKGGTDIDVTMETMGDSAVDSVSGEEKIAETSVEFVCETPMNA, encoded by the coding sequence ATGGCAACGAATCCTCTCCTAGGGTTTGTTACTGATGACGGCAAGTCAACCGAGGAAGAAGATCTAAGAGAAAGAAGTGTCAAGAAAGCAAAGGAGAAAGCTGTGGTGTCATTCCGGGATATTATGATTGGTCAGAAGGAGGTTGAAATGGAGGAGGAAGTATCTGATACAAACTCTGATGATGAAGAGCAAATGGAGGAAACAGGCGGAATACTCGTGCAGGAAAAAAAGGTGGGTGGATATGATTGTCCATCCTTCATTTTTACTGAAGCTGAAGAAAAAAGGATACAGAGGCCATGGAGGAGGGGAGTTATTGTCAAATTGCTGGGAAGAAAAATAGGATACAAGGCGCTTGAAAACCGTTTGAATCAGATGTGGGTGCGCAAAGGTGTTATTAGTATCATTGATCTTAGCAATGATTACTACCTTGTAGCTTTCTCACATGAGGATGATAAGAAGGTAGCAATATCGAAGGGCCCGTGGTTTATATATGATCACTATCTCACTGTTAAAGACTGGAGACCAAACTTTCAACCAGATTGTGATTCTATAGTTGAAGTGGCTGTGTGGGTACGAATCTCTGGGCTTCCCATTGAATACTATGATCCGAAGTCTTTAACGGCTTTTGGAAATCGAATTGGAAGCACGATAAAGGTGGACAAAACTACTATCAAACAAGAAAGAGGAAAATATGCTAGAATATGCGTCACAGTTGATCTGACCAAACCTCTGTTGGCCATGTTTGAAATTAATGGGAGCTGTTATAAAGTTGAATATGAAGGGCTCCATCTTCTTTGCCTTGCTTGTGGAAGATATGGGCATTACAAAGAAGGTTGTGTGTATAGAGGAAAGGAGAGTAGCTCTGCTGTCGAGAAGAACAACAACATAAGTGGAGGCCAGGTTTTACCATTGAATGGAGAAACGAGTAACGCCATAACTGGAGATGGAGGACCatggaagattgtccagaagCCTAGGAGAAATAAGAGAGCGGCAGATGGTCGGAAAAACGGTACTCCGGTGAACATTAATGATGGCAAGAATGGAGTGGGGTCTCGTTTTCTCGTTTTAGAAAATGAAGATGGTGAAATTAATGGAGATAATGGGAATATTGATACTGAGGCAGATAAGGAAATAGGAAATTCTGGTGGTGCACAAAATCTGCATGGGAATGATACATTTAATACAAATAGTAGGAGAGAGAAAGTAAATAATGGGAAGGCGAAGTTTACGTATGAAATCTCAAGGAACAGTCTCAATAACGGTTTGTCAGAGCCGGTCAATGATTTGAACATTATTGAGAATCATAATagtgaaaatataaataatagaaGAGTGGGGACCACTATTGGTGGAGCTGGGAGACATCATCATGCGACTCATcaggaaaataaaaatattcgATTAGCAGCACGTGGGGGAATTGTTGTAAAGGAGAAAACTAGTAGCATAAGTAAAAAAGGGATGGAGGATATTTTTGGCAATTCAACTAGTGAGAATCTCTTTAGCCTTATTTCAAGACAATTAACAGGGAGCACTAATAAACTTCCTGCTAATGAGGAAACAAGGAAAAATTTTGAAGACAAGACTGTTGCAGCCCCCCTGAAGAACACCATAGTTACGAGCTTTGATATTGAAAAACCTCCGGATCCGCCTAGTGTAGATATCAAGGGAGGTACAGACATAGATGTTACAATGGAAACTATGGGCGATAGTGCAGTTGACAGTGTGAGTGGCGAAGAGAAAATTGCTGAGACATCTGTGGAGTTTGTTTGCGAAACTCCTATGAATGCTTGA
- the LOC131660788 gene encoding uncharacterized protein LOC131660788, translated as MRYSNPKIKVLANNGDFVSKDDSIWWRDVMTNKINIGGMEERFSSFVKCGVGNGNNILFWDSIWLGNQTIRSSFPDLYDLTTKKLSSFGDIFHEQGDIHSWHVDRVIGGNSGSAIGGNSGLAQGRQRHVFYAASVSARDQWRTLHSMLQPISLEVEDLDSFDWILNPSGLFIVSSVRLVMEEAKDFAWQSNTISWMKTIWALKIPLKVQVFSWRFLAGRLPLRDQLLRRNVPNIASVNCPFCETQAENLNHLFFDCSMAKFIWERIFVWLGAGQFLSLADFRSFSAIQEKVKLEIIKEKINIVWISTIWSLWNMRNSMVFENHLYSFEWVFNSVLFFSWRGVSLSLSLTNFCSYDWYKVPLIGVSSV; from the coding sequence atgAGATATTCCAATCCAAAAATTAAGGTGCTAGCAAACAATGGTGACTTCGTTAGTAAGGATGACTCTATTTGGTGGAGAGACGTCATGACTAATAAGATTAACATAGGAGGTATGGAGGAAAGATTCTCTAGTTTTGTCAAATGCGGAGTTGGAAATGGCAATAATATTCTATTCTGGGATAGTATTTGGTTGGGGAATCAAACAATTCGTTCCTCTTTTCCCGATTTGTATGATCTTACAACTAAAAAACTATCGTCTTTTGGAGATATTTTTCACGAGCAAGGTGACATTCATAGTTGGCATGTTGACAGGGTGATAGGTGGGAATTCTGGTTCGGCTATAGGTGGAAATTCAGGTTTGGCTCAGGGTCGGCAGCGGCATGTTTTTTATGCTGCCAGCGTTTCTGCTCGAGATCAATGGAGAACTCTCCATTCCATGTTGCAGCCTATTTCTCTAGAAGTAGAGGATCTGGATTCTTTTGATTGGATTCTAAATCCATCTGGCCTTTTCATTGTTTCTTCTGTTCGGTTGGTAATGGAGGAAGCCAAAGATTTTGCTTGGCAATCGAACACGATCAGCTGGATGAAAACTATTTGGGCCCTTAAAATTCCGTTAAAAGTACAGGttttttcttggagattcttGGCCGGTAGATTACCGTTAAGAGATCAGTTGCTTCGTAGGAATGTTCCTAATATTGCTTCCGTGAATTGCCCTTTTTGTGAAACTCAAGCGGAGAATTTGAATCATTTATTCTTCGACTGCTCGATGGCTAAATTCATATGGGAAAGGATTTTTGTTTGGTTGGGGGCTGGCCAATTTTTATCTCTTGCTGATTTCAGGTCTTTCAGTGCAATTCAGGAGAAAGTGAAGTTAGAAATCATTAAGGAGAAGATCAACATTGTGTGGATTTCAACTATATGGAGCCTATGGAATATGAGAAATTCCATGGTTTTTGAGAACCATTTGTATAGTTTTGAATGGGTTTTTAACAGTGTTCTTTTTTTCTCTTGGAGAGGGGTGTCCCTAAGTCTTTCTTTGACCAATTTTTGTTCTTATGATTGGTACAAAGTGCCCTTAATAGGTGTCAGTTCTGTTTAG